The Nomascus leucogenys isolate Asia unplaced genomic scaffold, Asia_NLE_v1 001075F_56102_qpd_obj, whole genome shotgun sequence genome contains the following window.
ttttgggatccaactgtattagtcaggattatctagagggacagaactaataggatatacatatatgtgtttatgtatatatgtatatatccccgtaatatatgtatataggggagtttattaagtattaacttacactaTCACAGGATCCCACAATAggttgtctgcaagctgaggagcaaggagagccagtccaaatCCCAGACCTGAACAACTTGGAGTCGGATGTTTGAGGACCGGGAgcctccagcatgggagaaaatgtaggctgggaggctgggccagtctagtcttttcacatttttctcactgctttatattctagctgtgctggcagctgaatAGATGGTGCCCACCCCGATTAAGGGTTGgtgcccagcccactgactcaaatgtcaatctcctttggcaacatcctcccagacacacccaggatcaatactttgaattctttaatccagtcaagttgatgcttaatattaaccatcagaCCAACTTATACTTCATTTTGCTTGTATTTTTCAGATGCACCTGGATAAAGACACTGCCAAATGTTTTTACCAAAATTTGCTGAGACTTAAAAAAGTGTATTAGGGCTGCCATTCACCCTTAGTTCCCTGAAACatgatcacctcccaccagcatACTGATAGCTAGCATACTGCGGGTATGAGTGCTTGTAGTGAACTACCATCCGAGTCCTTGGGGGTACCTTCTttttatggccatttttacaagaGTGTTGTGGGTCTGagtgtctgtgtgagtgtgtacTCCCTAAGGAAAATGAGGGGAAAATCTTCTAAGAAAGAATATCATTCAAATATGAATTCTTATACCTCTTCTGTAAAATTATATCTgctctttcatttaataatatcaaaataattactAGCATCACTATTATTCTGCTCATACTATCCTACTTGCTGGAGCTCCAGGGGAAGCCAGGAGGGAAGTAGGCTGAGGTCTCAGTGATGCAGGCAGACGCTTGCTCGCTTCTGTTGCTCTCTCCACAGCTGGATCAGTCACTTGGTTTGGCAGTCCTAGCTCTTGTCCTTTGGTTTTGAACACTTGGTCTACGCTGTTTGTCTCATTTCTTCCACCTCACTATGAACAAATAATCCTCAGCAAGAGTGTTCAAAAATTTTTCCAGTAGTGAATTGCATAAACATCTTTATATACagcatgtatatattttatcactCATTTTTAaactaagatttatttttattaataattttgagtTGAGAGAGTCCATGCGAGTATTCAGTTTGATTCTAACCAAAATGTGCTATGTGTATTTGGAGTCTTTGTATGTGTATTTACATGTGTTTTCCTTTTACCAGGAAGGTTTCCTCATTGCCCAGTTTCATGCAACCAGTTCAATGGGATTAAACTTGAGtagttcaaaataatttaactaattacattaaatttcatttacaatttttaacGATGCCTACTCTTAGGACATATAGCAGCAACATATTCAAAATAGTGGTGGGAAGGTGGAAAAGTTAGGGTATAGTTTGCATTATGCCtaattatgtaaaacattttttttcctataaatctTAAGGGGGTCACACATGCCCCAAGCCACATTTGAGATGAGGACCATATAATAAAAACCTGTATTTCTTATAGCCAGTGTAATTCAGTGCAATGCATCTTTATATAGGTTAGGTTGAGAAATCTCAGTTTGGTGAGGTATAAACATGGAACGGTTATCTTTTCTTACCCCCAGTAACTATGACCAGCTTTGCTTAATATTATTTCAGTCTGATCTGATAACTTCCATGCActtctgttttaaaagttttatttccgGTAGATATTCATTTAACTGCATTTAGGTTATTATTACTTATGGTTCTCGTCCAGTTTAAAGTCTTTCTTCTCCACCCGGTGGAACTTCTGTTCTACTGCAGTGGCCTCAGGCAGAAGAGGAGGACCTGGCTGCCCGCTCTCCCTGGTTCTGTCTTCAGTGCCTGAATGCCTGACCCAGTAGGTGTGGATGGAGATGAGGGAATGAGTTGGTTCATGCAATGGTCCACACACCTGTGGCTCCtccccattttttttgttttgcaatggTTGCTTGCTATTCTGGCTGTCATTGGTGAGGTAGGGCTGCTGACATCTCTTTGGACTGGTACCCTCTGCTTTCCTGGTACTCTTGGTGTGAGGGCAAAGCACTTGCCCAAGCATGATTCCCTCTGCCCTTCCTTCAAGGCTCATTTCACCCTGAGAGGAGCTGGTCCCTCCAGTGTTCTTGGTAACAACTTACCCAACTTTCCCCCAACACTGAGGATTGTGACACCCTTCAGGGTGCTCTTCAGTAGCCTCCAGAACCTGGGGACCCTGGGTGAGAGACTGAGCCTCTACCTCTGGGAGTTTCCAGCTGCCTCTGCCTCTAGGTGAGAAATGGAATCTTTTCCCATTGAATGAGTTAAGGCAACAAGTCAAAAGCCCCTTCTTCCTCATGGGGGAGGAAATAGGGAAGGGATCATCTGTCCCCAATACATCTCttaatgaacgaatgaatgaatgaatgaatgaatgtaataaaaaatgttttctcaaaaCTGAAGTATAAATTATCCCTTTTAACCATGTGTTACTAATTTGAATGTTAAAGGTTTGTATTTATAGGGTTGAAAGCATTTCTTAACTGAAAACGAGGGCAGAAGCCATTGGACACATGTCATTCCCCATCTTCTTTGAGAGGAGAGTATGGGAAAAGAGTATCCTGGTCTTTGCTCCTCATCCACATTCTGGTATAGAGAAAGCTATTTTACTTATCataagcctcaatttctttatctgtaaaatggtagcAAGTATCTCCCTGATTTTCTGTCTCAGAAGGTTTTTTGAATATCTAATGTAATGGTACAGGGTGGACTTTCCAATCTTGGCACTATTGATGTTTTGGGCTTGTTAATTCTTTGTTTTAGAGGGCTGCCCCATGTATTATAGAATTTATGGTCCCTACCTACTAGACTCCAGTAGCAGCCCCCTCACCTCAGTTATGACAACCAGAAATATCTCTGAACAGTGCTAGATGttttttgggggcagggggcacATTTGCTCCtagctgagaaccactggtatAAGTAAAGTGACTGTGGACTGGTCGCCAGCAAGCCATCCTAGAGCACCGTGTGCTGTGTGAGGATTAAGGATTTAACTGTTCTTTAGAATTTAATGAGTTACACAAGAAAGGCTCCATGCAGCAGCATTCTCTTTGATTGTGTTAAGTTGTACTAATCAGAGTATTACATCCCTTGTATTGAAGAAGAAAGTATTAGACTAAATGATAAGAAGATAAAATCTAGGTGGttagaagatttttaaatgtataattttgtgGCAAtgcatgaaatattatttaaaacaggATGtgctaaaatattgattttagaAGTGCAGACAGATCTGGGTCTGTCAGATGTATATGAAGACACAAGCAAGATAGCAAGGAGGAACATGCAGAATGTTCACTTCTGTAGATGGCAGGAGTGAGGTGGACTTGGAACAGAGGGCGTGGAACCAAGTGTAGCAGAGGCCTGGGCTGAGGCTGGCTCCCTCCTGCCTTGTGATGGCCCCTTACCCCTGTGAGAGCTAGTACAGTGAAAAGACCCACTTAGCAGTGACAAACCATTCGCTCAGGACTCAGCCTTGAGGGAGAATTGTGATGATGATAGGCAAGGCTTGCGTagaagacaagaagaaagaaCTTTTAGGAAAGAGCTTGCGCAGTTTACGAAGGGGTTCTCTAACTGTTGTATGCCTATTCCTGTTGGCCCAGGCATGGCTGGTGCAAACGAGTTAAGTTTTCGTGAATCAATCAGTTCTGTCACCTATGGCCTGCCTTCCTCTGTTGCTTTGCTTCAAGGAAGAAAATGTTGGAGGAAGCAGATTTCTTGTGTTCCTTTCACTATAAAATATTGTCTCCCCATTGAAGGCCAGAGACTGGGCTAATGAAACTGACTCTCACATGTTTGATCTAAGCTTTTGTCTTCAGATAGGTGGTAGTGTGGTGTAATAAAAGAGCGCGAGCAAGGAAATTGAGTAGAGGAGAGATCAAACGCTGGTCTGCCATCTATTAGCAAGTTGCCACCACTCTTCCCTcaacttccttatctgtaaaatggggataaagaaAACTATTCTGCAGCATTGTTTTGAGGATCAGTTGTTGGCAGGCTCTGTGGAATGTGTCAGGATGGGGGGAGGTACTGAAAAATCGGAGCTGTTAGGAATTACTATTGTTAAACAGGAGGAATTCTAAATCTGAATTAAATGAAAGGTTTTCAAATTAAATGTacttcaaatttatatttaatggactataaattaaaatgaattaatcttCATTTCAGGCCCTTTGTAATATTAGTAGGTTGGGGTCCTTTATCATCTCTGAGCTAAATAATCTTGTTTCATCAAAATATCCCAAGCTGGGTTACATCAACTATTGATGCCAGACATGAAATAGGCcctcaattttattcttctggaaTTAAAATGTGTTACTGGGCTGAAGATTTGAATTTATCCACCGTAGAGGCATGATTTCTTTGAGACCTATGGGGCAAGATGGTTTTCCTAACAGAGTCAGTATAGATAAAAAGTGGTGATGATTTTATTCTACACTTCATTAGGTAGACAATAAGTTTAAAATGCATTAACAAAAAGCTATTGTTTTCTGATGACTTATGATATTACTTATTTTTAGTGTGATATTTGGATCCATTGGATGGGAAACAAAATCTAATCGATTCTTTTACAGTGTAGCCCAAGTCATAGAGGCCTACTTGAAACAATAACTTGTTAACAATGTTAGTACCTCTCATTTTACAGTGAAATCATTTTGATAGAGTCTGCTATGCATTTGACAGCATGTTGGGAGAtgattaaaagttttttaaatcctTTGATTCTTGAAGATACGAGAGGGAAAAGATTGTCCATTATTCTTTCAATAGGATTCAAAAAATTTGATATGAGCAGGTTGAAAGTGGGAGGGTGAAAACTAAAATGGAGCTATCtgtaaataaaggaaagaaggaaagagattcCAAAGAGAGCACATGGGTGTGGTTAAAGAGCAGATTTTCTTTATAGACCATGTTACAGTACATATTTACAATCGCATTCCTATTCCTACCGCTACTATGTATCAAACTAAAACAAAGAGAATAGCTACGCCGTTTTGCCAGCAGGTGGCACCATGAGAATCTCCCAGAGGAAACAGGAAGTCCCTGAAAGCAAGCCTTTTACTGTTTTCCCAAGTCCAGTCatcaatatatattcatatatttgatGACATCATAAACacatcacttaaaatattttccgaAGATTCattcctcctctcctttttcaTATATTAGCATtgttcattcaagaaatattataTTCCCGGAAAATAGTAgggagtttaaaataaaattgtaattcaattatgtttgtttgtttttctctgtattGCTTAATATAGTCATTTGAGGAGCACATTTCCTTAGCAATAATGGCATATGTTATTGTCAGGCTATGTTAAATGGTTAGAGAGGAAGAAACTTAGAAGGCACCCTGTTTTCACACTCCTTTCCTGCCCTGGACGATGAGGATTCCCCATGCCCAAATATCTCCCCAATGCTAAGCAATCTCTCAGACTCAGGGGGGATCCTGTGCCGGAGATAATGGGCATTTCCGGCCTTTGAAAGCAACTCTAAGAAGGTTGGCTTTGTGAACTCGCCTTTGAAGCTTCCTGCACATTCCATGTGATTTGGGGGAATTTGTTTTCCAGTGTTACCATCTGGCTTTAGAGCAACATCTTTTGATCTGGTCTCATCAGCACAAGCCATTCCACTATCACTAGCTGGGCTGGAACTAGGACCTTGTTCTATGGTGTTGGTGGAAACCTCTTGATTTTGGCACGGAACAGAGATGCCTTTGCTGGAGTCTACGTCCTTCGGTGGattcacagaatctttctcttGCGCTTGTGGTTGCTCTTTTATGAAGCAGGCAGTTCTGTTATTTTGAGAGAGTAGCTGCTTTTTGCTCTTCATGGGGtctttgaggccagcatcatgtGAAGGAGGCACCTGGGACTTGCTTTTGTATGTGACTTGGGTCATACGTGTTGCCAATGCTCTGagaaaggagataaaagaaaGATCTCTGAAAATCAGTAAAGAGGCTCTTCTTGAGACCTTTCAACTTATTAGAATGTGGCCCCCTTCACTATCAGCCAAGTTAATGTAGGTGGGaatggggtggagggtggaattGAATGGCAACAATGTAGGGAAAATGTCTCACTTAAGAAGGGGAATGGAGCATTTCTTCAGGAAAACAGTTTAAAGAGGTCAGTTGGGAAGAGGGACTTAATGTCATACCTATGAGTTTAGTAATCAATTTCTTACCTCATTTTCTTAGCCTGTGGGGCTCTGTGCTTCTGCCCTCCCTGTGGTGAGAACATGAGAACATCTTCTGGTCTCTTCTGAATTCCATTCCCCAAATAAGAGGAGAACTTTTTCTTCATGGCTTCTGCTTTGAGTTAATTAAGAAGTGTTATGAGTTGGATTGTGTCCTTAAATTTTttatgttcaagtcctaacccccagtacctcagagcGGGAGCtcatttggagataaggtctttacagagataataaaattaaaatgaggtcattagggtgggtcctaatcctATATTACCGGTCTCCTTATAAGGAAAGGAACttagaacacacagacacacacaggcagagcactaagagacacagggagaagacagtcatctgtaagccaaggagagaggcctgcaAGAGAGCCTTCCCTCACAATTTTCAGAAGGAACCAACATGTCTGACATATTGATTTTGAACTTGTAGACTCTAGAATTGTAaggcaatacatttttgttgtttaaggcACTCGGTTTGTAgttctttgttatggcagccctagaaaactaataagaagaaaaataattctgcaaaCTAGGCTTTCAGAGAACCAATGTGTATAAACCTTGGTGTATATTACACATTAGGTTGATCTGGTGTGATAGATGGAAACGgaaaaatttaaagcagttttccAGTGTTTACCTAGCATATGTTAAAGAGGATTTAGAAACACTAAGATCAGAGGTTTAAACTGGCTAAGCCCATGGAGGTTTCCTTTGAACATTTTACTTGGCAAGCACaatgttttcaaaaacaaaatgactgGGTGTGAGTGGATTGTCTCCTTCACCACAATTACGTGACCTCCTACCCACCTGTGAGTTTGCAACTGCCAGCCATGACTAAGTGGACTTTTCACTTGTTGAGTTGATGTTTTAGCATCTTGCAGTCATAGCTGCTATGGAGAACTCAATTAGTTTTTAAGACATCTCATGAATTGGTCATTTAGAGTTGAAAGTCTTGGACTAGTTTTGCTCTAATGGGAAAGAACTCTTTAAATCTACATTTCGCTTTGTAGGCACTAAGCAGAGGGAATACGACCACACAGGGAACCTAGAATTCACATTGACTCCTAATACTCTTTCATATGATCACTTCTTTGAGGAATGATCAGAGCAAGGAAGAGTTCTCTGTGAGCCTCTCTTCCTTCGTTGTCTCCTTGGGTCTTTTGTGGGGGTTTCTTTCATGTAAGAACTTCACCTATTCCACATAAACTGAGGGATTTTGAGTTACTTCTTCCAGAAAGTTCTGTTTTCTGAAGTTTAGACCTATGGGGCCAATAGGTTCAGAAATGAACATATCTTTTCTCTGAAACTTGATGTTTCTCCAGTGTTCTCTCTGTGAAGGTATGGTACTTCTGCCCACCCAGTTACCAGATTTGACAAGCTCATTTGAGCACCCACTTTGTGCCAGGTAATACACTTTTTATTCTGGTTTTCTTTACCCTTGGATATATATTTAGTCTTAAAGCTCCGACAATTCTACTTTCTAAGTATCTTGAGATGCTcgtcttctcattttcttcacttGACCAATGCCCTAGTTTAGGCCTTGAAACTATGGCCTGAACTTTCTAATTCTATCAGGTCTACTCTGACTGTAGCCTGAGGTCTATTTTACCTTAAACTTTGCATCCAGAATGATCTTTTTAACATTTGAGCATGTAATTTTCACCAGTCTCAAACCCTACAGGGTGAACTCTCTGCGAAGCCATTCATGATTTGATGGATTGGAGACATTGGCTATTTTGTGTTGTCTCTGAAAACCATACCTAcaccttctcctcttccccacttCCATGTCACATGCCTGCAATACTGAGCTATTTGAGGCAAGCAGTGCTCATGTATGTGCCTTTATACATACTATTCCTTCTGCTGAGAGTGGCCCCATTCCATACGTCCTCCTGACAAACTTCCCACCCTTTCCGCCATTCTCCTCCGCCTCTAAGATTCTGCTCACACACTGTGTCTTTTGGGAAATCTTAGCTAAAGTCCTTTGATAGACACAGGAACCTTTTTATGTTCCTGCCCTACTTTGTGAAGAACTCAATTAGCAGTTTTGATCATCATTTTTTATAAGCGGAACTACTGTCCAATTTAAATATGAGCaccttgagggcagagaccatgGTTTTTCATATTTGCATTCCAGACTCTACCTGAGTAGCTGTTTTGCAAAGTCTGGTCTGAAATACAGCTGTCCCAGAATAATCTACCTTAGTATCATCTCCGTTAAAAATGTGGATTTTTAAGCCTAATTTTTAACCTGCTGACTCAAAGGACGGGCAACATGCATCTTAAATAATCCACTCACTGGCATATCATTGAATCTCAATAACAATTCCATTTAAATGAATCATGGAAAACTattgcctagcacagtgcctaagAAATATTGAGACTTAATACATATTGCTTCCTTCCTGTATCCCCGATTTTACTGTCAAGAAGTCTGGGGCTTAGAGATAATATGACTTCCCAAAGGACATGGAGGCAGAAGCATCTGAATCAAAGTTTTCTGCCTCCTGATTCATACTCTCTCCAACCCAACTCTACTCATCTAGGACAGCCACTTACTAGGGCCTGGCCTTTTGTACACCCTCCTGAGAGTAGGCATCTGATCTTCAGTGTCCTTTTTGAATAAGAGTGGGAATCAACCAAATGGCTTCTAAGACCCTTTTCCAGTATGTGAGCTCTCATTCTACGTTGGTTTAACCATTTATTGCAGACAGGGAAATTGAAAGCAGAGGAGTTCAGTTAGTTGCTCAGAGTATCTTTCAAACCCAAAGCTGGAGGTTAGAAAGAATTCCCAGCCTAGACATTTGGCTATTACTCTTGGCCTTTATGTCATGTGTAAGCTGTGTTGAcctgaaatattttatgttcatttacAGCACCTGGCCTTCCTCTTGAACATGCTCTGTCCATTTCAGACTCCTGAGTTCTGGCACTTGCCTTCAGTAAGAAAGGATGTAGTCTTCAAGAGCCGAGATATTTATTTCCTGTGCTGAatttttaagtaatattaaaatctaattattttaatgatgaaCAAAGGAGAATTAGTTTCTACAGACTGCACAACTGTGACAATTTTCAACAAAGACAGTAGAAGGGTTTCAATTGTGTaacaatttttaattgataagAGTGGGCACTTACATAGCACTTACTTTATGTTTTGGTACTATTCCAAGTGCTCACTGAATCCTCAAATAACTTCATAAGGTaggaaatacttttattttacattggaGGAAGCTGAGATACTAATTCCAgagaaattttttctttcctttctttttcttttttaactttcataaAGTGGGCTAGGACAGTGACTTGCACATtagtaactgctcaataaattgttgttaGATCCAAAAGAGAAAGATCAGATATTTAAAAAGGGGTGAAACCAAATCAGCCCAGataatgaaagaaaagcaaaatgaaaaataaaattttaaagtagaaaacaaaGGATTTAAGCAAGAAAGAGCTAACTTGGAAGATGGCAGTGACTGGAAGCCTGAGAAATGTTAGCTCAAGAAGGCTTATGAGTAGGCTGCTGTGGGGAGCTATGTAATTGACAGGGGAGGGCCAAGGAAGGTTAGGCAGCCTAAAGTCCTGGCTGTGATCAAAAGCTCTCGCTGTCTTGGCACTCAGGGCTCTGAAAGGGCCTCAGCGGAGTGATGGGTGCGCTGCCCTGCTGTGCCTCTGGGGCATCCTCCTCCCCAGTCCTGGAAGTCTTaccttgctgcaacctctgcagtTCTTTTTGGAGCTGCCTCTGCTCCCAGGTCAGCAATTTCACATGGTAGAGACAGATATCCTCCAGTCTCTGCAGCCTTTGGTCCAGTCTGGCTTCAGCCTGCTTGGCATTCTTCCTCTCCAAATCAAAATGCTTATACAATTGTCCTCTGACCATGTGCCTCTTCATCTTCTTTATGGTCTAGAGGCAATAAGGTATCACAAGTAACCTGATAAATGGAAGACTGGGATACTGACCTCCAGCTTTTAATCAGAGATCAGTGGTTGAACCTGTGTATTTCTGAAACCACAGGTGCCTAGTGAGATGAAATCACACTATTGTTAAATCAGTTTCCAGAGTAACACAGAAGGATTGAGGGTAGTcattcctctgagcctcagc
Protein-coding sequences here:
- the LOC100587471 gene encoding coiled-coil domain-containing protein 190, which produces MVKTLDLETIKKMKRHMVRGQLYKHFDLERKNAKQAEARLDQRLQRLEDICLYHVKLLTWEQRQLQKELQRLQQEAMKKKFSSYLGNGIQKRPEDVLMFSPQGGQKHRAPQAKKMRALATRMTQVTYKSKSQVPPSHDAGLKDPMKSKKQLLSQNNRTACFIKEQPQAQEKDSVNPPKDVDSSKGISVPCQNQEVSTNTIEQGPSSSPASDSGMACADETRSKDVALKPDGNTGKQIPPNHMECAGSFKGEFTKPTFLELLSKAGNAHYLRHRIPPESERLLSIGEIFGHGESSSSRAGKECENRVPSKFLPL